One genomic segment of Bradyrhizobium prioriisuperbiae includes these proteins:
- the ytfQ gene encoding galactofuranose ABC transporter, galactofuranose-binding protein YtfQ, whose amino-acid sequence MSFKALLAAAVLTGPALNFNAQAAQLTIGFSQIGSESGWRAAETSVSKSEAKKRNVNFKIADAQQKQENQIKAIRSFIAQNVDAIFLAPVVSTGWDAVLKEAKEAKIPVVLLDRDIDPSGKDLYLTAVTSDSVHEGEVAGDWLAKTLGGKACSVVELQGTVGASVAANRKKGFDTAIAKSANIKVVRSQTGDFTRAKGKEVMESFIKAEGGGKSICAVYAHNDDMMVGAIQAMKEAGLKPGKDILTVSIDAVPDIFKAIAAGEANATVELTPDMAGPAFDAIIAYKAKGTVPPKWIQTESKLFTAADNPQKIYDSKKGLGY is encoded by the coding sequence TTGTCCTTTAAAGCCTTGCTTGCCGCTGCGGTGCTGACCGGCCCCGCGCTAAATTTCAACGCCCAGGCTGCCCAACTGACCATTGGATTCTCGCAAATCGGCTCGGAATCCGGCTGGCGGGCTGCTGAGACCTCGGTTTCCAAGTCGGAAGCCAAGAAGCGCAACGTCAATTTCAAGATCGCCGACGCCCAGCAGAAGCAGGAAAACCAGATCAAGGCGATCCGGTCCTTCATCGCGCAGAATGTCGATGCCATCTTTCTCGCGCCCGTGGTCTCCACCGGATGGGATGCGGTGCTGAAGGAGGCCAAGGAAGCCAAGATCCCGGTCGTGCTGCTCGACCGCGACATCGATCCCTCAGGCAAGGACCTGTATCTGACCGCGGTCACCTCCGACAGCGTGCACGAAGGCGAGGTGGCCGGCGATTGGCTGGCGAAGACACTCGGCGGCAAAGCCTGCAGCGTGGTCGAGCTGCAAGGCACGGTCGGCGCCAGTGTCGCCGCCAACCGCAAAAAAGGTTTCGACACCGCGATTGCCAAGTCTGCCAACATCAAGGTGGTGCGCAGCCAAACCGGCGACTTCACCCGCGCCAAGGGCAAGGAAGTGATGGAGAGCTTCATCAAGGCCGAAGGCGGCGGCAAGAGCATCTGCGCCGTCTATGCGCATAATGACGACATGATGGTCGGTGCCATCCAGGCGATGAAGGAAGCCGGCCTGAAGCCGGGCAAGGATATTCTCACCGTCTCGATCGATGCGGTGCCGGACATCTTCAAGGCCATCGCCGCGGGCGAAGCCAATGCCACGGTCGAGTTGACGCCGGACATGGCGGGGCCTGCGTTCGACGCCATCATCGCCTACAAAGCCAAGGGCACCGTGCCACCGAAATGGATCCAGACCGAGTCAAAACTCTTCACCGCTGCTGACAATCCGCAGAAGATCTACGACAGCAAGAAAGGCCTCGGATATTGA
- a CDS encoding Gfo/Idh/MocA family oxidoreductase produces MTPLRLAIVGLGKIARDQHLPSIAAMPAITLVAVADPNATLDGVPHFASLEELLRNGPPIDAVALCTPPLMRGAQAAAALAAGKHVLLEKPPGAVVSAIAPLTEVARASGKTLFATWHARFAPAVEPARAFLAQREIRSVHVIWKEDVRVWHPGQAWIWRPGGFGVFDPGINALSIVTRILPRPFFLTAAELAFPSNCAAPIAADLDFTDAAGLPIRAEFDFRQTGTQSWDIVVETDQGRLTLSAGGAKLIHGDNVLMDEKKVAYPAIYRRFVELITRGESDVDLAPLVHVADAFMLGRRVVVDAFEE; encoded by the coding sequence ATGACGCCGCTTCGCCTTGCCATTGTCGGTCTCGGCAAGATCGCGCGGGATCAGCACCTCCCGTCGATTGCTGCGATGCCAGCCATTACGCTGGTAGCTGTGGCCGATCCGAACGCCACCCTTGATGGCGTTCCGCATTTCGCCTCGCTGGAAGAACTGCTGCGGAACGGGCCGCCGATCGATGCAGTTGCCTTGTGCACTCCGCCACTGATGCGCGGCGCGCAGGCCGCTGCGGCACTTGCCGCCGGCAAGCACGTGCTGCTGGAAAAGCCGCCGGGCGCAGTGGTCAGCGCGATCGCGCCGCTGACGGAGGTGGCGCGGGCCTCGGGCAAAACCTTGTTCGCAACCTGGCATGCGCGGTTTGCGCCGGCGGTCGAGCCGGCGAGAGCTTTCCTGGCGCAGCGCGAGATCCGCTCCGTGCATGTGATCTGGAAGGAAGACGTCCGGGTCTGGCATCCCGGCCAGGCCTGGATCTGGCGGCCGGGTGGCTTTGGCGTGTTCGATCCCGGCATCAACGCGCTCTCCATCGTCACCCGCATCCTGCCGCGTCCGTTCTTTCTCACCGCTGCCGAGCTTGCCTTTCCGAGCAACTGCGCGGCTCCGATCGCTGCCGACCTGGATTTTACCGACGCGGCGGGGCTGCCGATCCGCGCCGAATTCGATTTCCGCCAGACCGGGACGCAGAGCTGGGACATCGTGGTCGAGACCGACCAGGGCCGGTTGACGCTCTCGGCAGGCGGCGCGAAGCTGATCCATGGCGACAATGTCTTGATGGATGAGAAGAAGGTCGCGTATCCGGCGATCTACCGCCGTTTTGTCGAGCTCATTACGCGCGGCGAATCCGATGTCGATCTCGCCCCGCTGGTGCATGTCGCCGACGCCTTCATGCTCGGCCGTCGTGTGGTCGTCGACGCGTTCGAGGAGTGA
- a CDS encoding FadR/GntR family transcriptional regulator, whose protein sequence is MSSQLVVIPTRRAHSNHAEIARTIGIDIISGRYAEGVKLPGDAELTVIFRVSRPVLRESVKTLVAKGLLSTKVRVGTVVRERAAWNMFDADVLAWHLDVGIDMRFVRDLAEIRLAVEPRAAALAAGQRSDADLAELQRSIAWMRREPSDSGAFADADLSLHIAVANASGNPFMRSMGSVIEAALRASFLLSAPAEQEEREVTILTHQQIVDAIERRDPAAAADAMTKVIINGLQRRRSAGERDGTL, encoded by the coding sequence GTGAGTTCCCAGCTCGTTGTCATCCCCACGCGCCGTGCGCACTCCAACCATGCGGAGATCGCCCGTACCATCGGGATCGACATCATTTCCGGCCGCTATGCGGAAGGCGTCAAGCTGCCGGGGGATGCCGAACTCACGGTGATCTTCAGGGTGTCGCGTCCGGTGTTGCGCGAGAGCGTGAAGACCCTGGTGGCGAAAGGCTTGCTCAGCACCAAGGTGCGTGTCGGCACCGTGGTGCGCGAGCGCGCGGCCTGGAACATGTTCGACGCCGACGTGCTGGCCTGGCATCTCGATGTCGGCATCGACATGCGATTCGTGCGCGATCTTGCCGAGATACGGCTCGCAGTCGAGCCTCGCGCGGCCGCGCTGGCCGCCGGGCAGCGTTCGGACGCCGATCTCGCGGAGCTGCAGCGGAGCATCGCATGGATGCGGCGTGAGCCGTCCGACTCCGGCGCCTTCGCCGATGCCGATCTCAGCCTGCACATTGCGGTCGCCAACGCCTCCGGCAATCCGTTCATGCGGTCGATGGGAAGCGTGATCGAAGCGGCACTTCGTGCTTCTTTTCTGCTCAGTGCGCCCGCCGAGCAGGAAGAACGCGAGGTCACCATCCTGACCCACCAGCAGATCGTTGATGCGATCGAGCGAAGGGATCCGGCTGCGGCGGCGGACGCCATGACCAAGGTGATCATCAACGGCCTGCAACGTCGCAGATCAGCCGGCGAACGCGACGGAACGCTATAG
- a CDS encoding aldose epimerase family protein, with protein MTSATTSSVIREVFGRLPGSAVVERVRLRTPDGFEARIITYGAALQALFVPDRHGEVGDVVLGHDDLASYAAARRFFGATVGRYANRIAGAGFTLDGERISLDANNGPNALHGGLQGFDRRLWTITAVDDGPAPAVTLAYRSLHGEEGYPGTLDVSATYRISAPRELSIEHTATTDRPTVVNLTNHSFFNLDGAASTSDILSHRLTVAADAFLATDETAIPLHELPRSVTGTPFDFREANEIGARIRQNDEQLRRGRGYDHNFCLSPDAGLRFAARIEAPRSGRVMELHTNQPGLQVYSGNYLDGSVPGKHGRLYRQSDALCLEPQAWPDTPNRSDFPSVLLQPGEVYRHHALYRFSAA; from the coding sequence ATGACATCCGCGACAACATCGTCCGTCATCCGCGAGGTCTTTGGACGTCTGCCTGGCAGCGCCGTGGTGGAGCGGGTGCGGCTGCGGACGCCGGATGGATTCGAGGCGCGCATCATCACCTATGGCGCAGCGTTGCAGGCGCTGTTCGTGCCGGATCGGCATGGCGAAGTCGGCGACGTGGTGCTGGGACATGACGATCTCGCATCCTATGCGGCCGCACGGCGGTTCTTTGGGGCCACGGTCGGGCGTTATGCCAATCGGATTGCCGGTGCCGGTTTCACGCTGGACGGCGAACGCATTTCACTCGATGCCAACAACGGGCCGAACGCATTGCACGGTGGTCTCCAGGGCTTCGACCGCCGGCTGTGGACCATCACGGCGGTGGACGATGGACCGGCGCCTGCGGTGACGCTGGCGTATCGCAGCCTGCATGGCGAAGAGGGCTATCCGGGCACGCTCGATGTCAGCGCGACCTATCGCATCTCGGCGCCAAGAGAACTTTCGATCGAACATACGGCCACGACCGACCGGCCGACCGTGGTCAACCTGACAAATCACAGTTTTTTCAACCTCGACGGCGCGGCGTCGACCAGCGACATTCTGAGCCATCGCCTGACCGTTGCCGCAGATGCTTTTCTGGCGACGGATGAGACTGCGATCCCACTGCATGAGCTGCCTCGGAGCGTCACCGGTACACCGTTCGATTTTCGCGAGGCAAACGAGATCGGCGCCCGCATTCGCCAAAACGACGAACAGCTCCGGCGCGGGCGCGGTTACGATCACAATTTCTGCTTAAGCCCGGATGCGGGCCTGCGCTTTGCCGCGCGGATTGAGGCGCCGCGCTCCGGCCGGGTGATGGAGCTTCACACCAATCAACCGGGCCTGCAGGTTTATTCGGGCAATTATCTCGACGGCAGTGTGCCGGGCAAGCATGGCCGGCTGTATCGTCAGTCCGACGCGCTCTGTCTTGAACCGCAGGCTTGGCCGGATACACCGAATCGTTCTGATTTTCCTTCTGTCTTGCTCCAGCCGGGGGAGGTGTATCGTCATCATGCGCTCTATCGCTTTTCCGCAGCTTGA
- a CDS encoding MarR family winged helix-turn-helix transcriptional regulator: protein MKPGRKPIGLLLVQTAKSVARSFEDTLNEKGGSRPVWLILLALMDGEHRTQADLAAAIGVQGPTLTHHLTSMERDGLLTRTRQPENRRVQVVELTAKGRALFLRLRQAVMSFDTQLNGKFSDAEMDQLRDLLGRLGASDTVGFGPGV from the coding sequence ATGAAGCCGGGTCGCAAACCGATCGGACTGCTGCTGGTGCAGACGGCGAAGTCCGTCGCGCGCAGCTTTGAGGATACGCTGAACGAGAAGGGCGGATCGCGTCCGGTCTGGCTGATCCTGCTGGCGTTGATGGACGGCGAGCATCGCACCCAGGCCGATCTTGCCGCCGCCATCGGCGTGCAGGGGCCGACCCTGACCCATCATCTCACCAGCATGGAACGCGATGGGCTGCTGACGCGAACACGCCAGCCGGAAAACAGGCGGGTGCAGGTGGTGGAGCTGACGGCGAAAGGGCGGGCGCTGTTTTTGCGGCTGCGCCAGGCGGTGATGAGTTTCGACACGCAGTTGAACGGCAAGTTCAGCGACGCCGAGATGGACCAATTGCGTGATTTGCTGGGACGGCTGGGCGCGAGCGACACTGTCGGCTTCGGGCCGGGAGTTTGA
- the chvE gene encoding multiple monosaccharide ABC transporter substrate-binding protein, with protein sequence MNLLKSMLSAVTLGSVLLVAPAMAQTKSTVGIAMPTKSSARWIDDGNNIVKVLKERGYNTDLQYAEDDIPNQLSQIENMVTKGAKVLVIASIDGTTLSDVLKQARDKGVTVIAYDRLIRDTANVDYYATFDNFQVGVLQAQSIEQGLGLKDGKGPFNIELFGGSPDDNNAYFFYNGAMSVLQPYIDSGKLVVASKQMGMDKVSTLRWDPATAQARMDNLLSAFYTNKRVDAVLSPYDGLSIGILSSLKGVGYGSGNMAMPVVSGQDAEVQSIKSMTRGEQYSTIFKDTRDLAKVTADMVDAALSGKTVTVTDTKTYNNGVKVVPSYLLKPVVVYKDNWEKLLVDSGYYKKSQFN encoded by the coding sequence ATGAATTTACTCAAATCGATGCTATCTGCCGTCACCCTTGGTTCAGTGCTGCTCGTCGCCCCGGCGATGGCACAGACCAAATCCACGGTGGGCATCGCGATGCCGACCAAGTCGTCGGCACGCTGGATCGATGACGGCAACAACATCGTGAAGGTGCTGAAGGAGCGCGGCTACAACACCGACCTGCAATACGCCGAGGACGATATTCCCAACCAGCTCTCGCAGATCGAGAACATGGTGACCAAGGGCGCCAAGGTGCTGGTGATTGCTTCGATCGACGGCACCACATTGTCCGACGTGCTGAAACAGGCCAGGGACAAGGGCGTCACCGTGATCGCCTATGACCGGTTGATCCGCGACACCGCCAATGTCGATTATTATGCGACGTTCGACAATTTCCAGGTCGGCGTGCTGCAGGCGCAGTCGATTGAGCAGGGATTGGGTCTGAAGGACGGCAAGGGCCCTTTCAACATCGAGCTGTTCGGCGGCTCACCCGACGACAACAACGCCTACTTCTTCTACAATGGCGCGATGTCGGTGCTGCAGCCCTATATCGACAGCGGCAAACTGGTGGTCGCCAGCAAGCAGATGGGCATGGACAAGGTTTCGACCTTGCGCTGGGATCCCGCCACCGCCCAGGCCCGCATGGATAACTTGCTGAGTGCGTTCTACACCAACAAGCGGGTCGACGCGGTCTTGTCGCCCTATGACGGGTTGTCGATCGGCATTCTGTCGTCGTTGAAAGGTGTCGGTTATGGCAGCGGCAACATGGCGATGCCGGTCGTCAGTGGCCAGGACGCCGAGGTGCAGTCGATCAAGTCCATGACGCGGGGCGAGCAGTATTCGACGATCTTCAAGGATACCCGCGATCTCGCCAAGGTCACCGCCGACATGGTGGACGCGGCGCTGAGCGGCAAGACCGTGACCGTGACCGACACCAAGACCTATAACAACGGCGTCAAAGTGGTGCCGTCCTATCTGCTCAAGCCGGTCGTCGTCTACAAGGACAACTGGGAGAAGCTGCTCGTCGACAGTGGCTACTACAAGAAGTCGCAGTTCAACTGA
- a CDS encoding ABC transporter permease encodes MALRLPRAGLPQILAFLAILAINWTVSPQFFDLRLQDGRLFGSLIDVFNRGAPVALLSLGMVLVIATRGIDLSVGAVMAISGAIAASLADNYSLPVVIAAALGAGLLCGLWNGILVAVLGIQPIVATLILMVAGRGIAQLVTEGRIVTFTSPELAWLGGGSVLGIPAPVVIAFAMLALTVALVRGTALGLMIEATGANAKASALAGVGTRAMIMAVYVWCSLCAAIAGLIAAADILGADANNAGLWLELDAILAVVIGGTSLFGGRFSLVLAVVGALIIQAMNTGILLSGFPPEFNLVVKAVVVLIVLLLQSPRLDLGLLLSKVRK; translated from the coding sequence ATGGCGCTTCGTCTGCCGCGCGCCGGCCTGCCGCAAATCCTCGCCTTCCTGGCGATCCTGGCGATCAACTGGACGGTGTCGCCGCAGTTCTTCGACCTGCGGCTGCAGGACGGCCGGCTGTTCGGCAGCTTGATCGACGTGTTCAATCGCGGCGCGCCGGTGGCGCTGCTGTCGCTCGGCATGGTGCTGGTCATCGCGACCCGCGGCATCGACCTGTCGGTCGGCGCCGTGATGGCGATCTCGGGCGCGATCGCGGCGAGCCTCGCGGATAACTATTCGCTGCCGGTGGTGATTGCGGCGGCGCTCGGAGCCGGCCTGTTGTGCGGCCTCTGGAACGGCATCCTGGTCGCGGTGCTCGGCATCCAGCCGATTGTCGCCACGCTGATCCTGATGGTGGCCGGGCGCGGCATCGCCCAGCTTGTCACCGAGGGGCGCATCGTCACCTTCACCTCGCCGGAATTGGCGTGGCTCGGCGGCGGATCGGTGCTCGGCATTCCGGCGCCGGTGGTGATCGCCTTCGCCATGCTGGCGCTGACGGTCGCTCTGGTGCGCGGCACGGCGCTGGGATTGATGATCGAGGCGACCGGGGCCAATGCCAAAGCCAGTGCGCTGGCCGGCGTAGGCACCCGCGCCATGATCATGGCTGTCTATGTCTGGTGCAGCCTGTGTGCCGCGATCGCCGGCCTGATCGCGGCCGCCGACATCCTCGGCGCCGATGCCAACAATGCCGGACTGTGGCTCGAGCTCGATGCCATCCTCGCCGTGGTGATCGGCGGCACCTCGTTGTTCGGCGGGCGTTTCAGCCTGGTTCTCGCTGTAGTCGGCGCACTGATCATCCAGGCCATGAACACCGGCATCCTGCTGTCCGGCTTTCCGCCCGAATTCAACCTGGTGGTCAAGGCCGTGGTGGTGCTGATCGTGCTGCTGCTGCAGTCGCCGCGCCTCGATCTCGGCCTGCTGCTGTCGAAGGTGCGCAAATGA
- a CDS encoding sugar ABC transporter ATP-binding protein, protein MPDVSDHGSALLEARGLSKSFAGVRALDGVDFSLHAGEIHALLGENGAGKSTLIKVMTGVVSRDAGSVRLDGAEIAPRSAQAALKAGIATVYQEVNLLPNLSVAQNLFLGRQPTRFGLVHDGDMRRRAAALLEGFGLHIDVSVPLGDYSVAIQHITAIARAVDMSARVLILDEPTASLDKHEVEILFSIMRQLAKRGIGILFVTHFLDQVYAVSDRITVLRNGRLVGERKTADLPRIELVHMMLGHELSDATSERVHVSADVRRPPCAVFSGFGKSGYLAPFDLELREGEVVGLAGLLGSGRTETARLVFGAERPDTGTVTVDGRAVRLRSPRDAVQHRFGYCPEERKTEGIVAELTVRENIVLALQARRGLLKPLSRHEQDEIAKRFIKLLDIRPPDPERPIGLLSGGNQQKALLARWLATEPRLLILDEPTRGIDVGAHAEIIRLIRQLCAEGLALLVISSELEEIVTYADEVIVLRDRAHVEALHGEAINVSSIVAAIAADAPLAKREH, encoded by the coding sequence ATGCCTGATGTTTCCGACCACGGTTCTGCGCTGCTTGAAGCGCGCGGACTCAGCAAGAGTTTTGCTGGCGTTCGCGCGCTCGACGGCGTCGATTTCAGCTTGCACGCTGGTGAAATCCACGCGCTGCTTGGCGAAAACGGGGCCGGCAAGTCGACGCTGATCAAGGTCATGACCGGTGTGGTGTCGCGGGACGCCGGCTCTGTGCGGCTGGATGGCGCCGAGATCGCGCCGCGCTCGGCGCAAGCCGCGCTGAAGGCCGGCATTGCCACCGTCTATCAGGAGGTCAATCTGCTGCCGAACCTGTCGGTGGCGCAGAATCTCTTTCTTGGCCGGCAGCCGACCCGCTTCGGCCTGGTCCATGATGGCGACATGCGCCGCCGCGCCGCGGCGCTGCTCGAAGGGTTCGGCCTCCATATCGATGTGTCGGTGCCGCTCGGCGACTATTCCGTTGCCATCCAGCACATCACGGCCATCGCCCGGGCCGTCGACATGTCGGCGCGCGTGCTGATTCTCGATGAACCGACCGCCAGCCTCGACAAGCACGAGGTCGAGATCCTGTTTTCGATCATGCGCCAATTGGCAAAGCGCGGCATCGGCATCCTGTTCGTGACCCACTTTCTGGATCAGGTCTACGCGGTCAGCGACCGCATCACGGTGCTGCGCAACGGCCGGCTTGTCGGCGAGCGCAAGACCGCGGATCTGCCGCGCATCGAGCTTGTGCACATGATGCTGGGACACGAGCTCAGCGACGCCACCAGCGAGCGTGTGCATGTCTCCGCCGATGTCCGGCGCCCGCCATGTGCGGTGTTCTCCGGATTCGGCAAATCCGGCTATCTCGCGCCCTTCGATCTCGAACTGCGGGAGGGAGAGGTCGTCGGGCTGGCCGGCCTGCTCGGCTCCGGGCGAACCGAGACCGCGCGCCTTGTGTTCGGCGCCGAGCGACCGGACACCGGCACTGTGACCGTCGATGGCCGCGCTGTTCGCCTGCGTTCGCCGCGCGATGCAGTACAACACCGTTTTGGCTACTGCCCCGAGGAGCGCAAGACCGAAGGCATCGTGGCGGAACTGACCGTGCGCGAGAACATCGTGCTGGCGCTGCAGGCGCGCCGTGGCCTGCTGAAGCCGCTGTCGCGGCACGAGCAGGACGAAATCGCAAAACGTTTCATAAAGCTGCTGGATATTCGCCCGCCCGATCCCGAGCGGCCGATAGGGCTACTGTCGGGTGGCAATCAGCAGAAGGCGCTGTTGGCCCGCTGGCTTGCGACCGAACCGCGCCTGCTGATCCTCGATGAGCCGACCCGCGGCATCGATGTTGGCGCCCACGCCGAGATCATCCGCTTGATCCGCCAGCTTTGTGCGGAGGGGCTGGCGCTGCTGGTGATTTCCTCCGAGCTCGAAGAGATCGTGACCTATGCCGATGAGGTGATCGTGCTGCGCGATCGCGCCCATGTCGAGGCGCTGCATGGCGAAGCCATCAACGTGTCGTCGATTGTCGCGGCGATCGCCGCCGACGCTCCGCTTGCGAAACGGGAGCATTGA
- the yjfF gene encoding galactofuranose ABC transporter, permease protein YjfF: MNRLLPVSVTTAVFIAGFVICSLQFPNFTSTRVVANLLTDNAFLGIVAMGMTFVIISGGIDLSVGSVIGFTTVFLALAIERHDVPPFAAFAMILVICAVFGAAMGAVIQFFDMPPFIVTLAGMFLARGTSFLMSTESIPINAPLYANLADHAIALPGGGRLTVIAMILLAVFAVGIVLLHFTRFGANVYALGGSRVSTALMGVRVAPTTILIYMLSSMLAGLSGIVFSFYTSAGYSLSAVGVELDTIAAVVIGGTLLTGGYGFVFGTFVGVLIQGLIQTYINFDGSLSSWWTKIVTGILLFAFIVLQQVIVGFARRSGRRTAGVVVS, translated from the coding sequence ATGAACCGGTTGCTTCCTGTCAGTGTCACCACGGCCGTGTTCATCGCAGGCTTTGTGATCTGCTCGCTGCAGTTCCCGAATTTCACCTCAACCCGGGTGGTCGCCAATCTTTTGACCGACAATGCCTTCCTTGGCATCGTGGCGATGGGGATGACCTTTGTCATCATCTCCGGCGGGATCGATCTCTCGGTCGGCTCGGTGATCGGTTTCACCACGGTGTTTCTTGCGCTTGCGATCGAGCGGCATGACGTCCCGCCGTTCGCCGCCTTTGCCATGATCCTGGTGATCTGCGCCGTGTTCGGCGCGGCCATGGGGGCTGTGATCCAGTTTTTCGACATGCCGCCCTTCATCGTGACCCTTGCCGGCATGTTCCTGGCACGCGGCACCAGCTTCCTGATGTCGACGGAGTCGATCCCGATCAACGCGCCGCTGTATGCGAATCTCGCCGATCATGCGATCGCCTTGCCCGGCGGCGGGCGACTGACAGTCATCGCCATGATCTTGCTCGCGGTCTTCGCCGTGGGAATCGTTCTGCTGCACTTCACGCGGTTCGGCGCCAATGTCTATGCGCTCGGCGGCAGCCGGGTCTCGACCGCGCTGATGGGCGTACGCGTCGCGCCGACCACAATCCTCATCTACATGCTGTCCAGCATGCTGGCGGGCCTGTCGGGCATCGTGTTCTCGTTCTATACATCAGCGGGTTATTCGCTTTCGGCGGTGGGCGTCGAACTCGACACCATTGCCGCGGTGGTGATCGGTGGTACGCTATTGACCGGAGGGTACGGCTTCGTATTCGGCACCTTCGTCGGCGTGCTGATCCAGGGCCTGATCCAGACCTACATCAATTTCGATGGTTCGCTGTCGAGCTGGTGGACCAAGATCGTGACCGGCATCCTGCTGTTCGCCTTCATCGTGCTGCAGCAGGTCATTGTCGGGTTCGCCAGGCGATCGGGCCGTCGAACCGCAGGAGTCGTGGTGTCGTGA
- a CDS encoding SMP-30/gluconolactonase/LRE family protein produces MEDVPTMTLCETRCHLGEGPTYDAVSNTAWWFDILERRLFESRLNSLETLIHELPVMASALAKIDDRQQLLAADDGLYIRSIPDGRLTLHLPLEADNPQTRSNDARVHPSGTFWIGTMGRKAETGAGAIYALHNGDLRRLFSNISIPNAICFSPDGATGYFTDTRENVLCRVALDPATGLPTGVPSPLYTHRGVGGLDGAVVDADGVIWNARWGGGCIDAYSPEGARVRTVRVPARQASCPVFVGSDLDRLLVTSAYEGMDAAARAADPEHGRTFLLNMWARGVPESRVRLGPT; encoded by the coding sequence ATCGAGGATGTGCCCACCATGACTCTGTGTGAGACGCGCTGTCATCTCGGTGAAGGCCCAACCTATGATGCCGTCAGCAATACGGCCTGGTGGTTCGATATTCTCGAGCGCCGCTTGTTCGAATCGCGCCTTAATTCATTGGAAACGCTGATTCACGAGCTTCCGGTGATGGCGAGTGCGCTCGCCAAGATCGACGATCGGCAACAGCTGTTGGCCGCGGACGACGGGCTGTATATTCGCAGTATCCCTGACGGCCGCCTCACACTGCATCTGCCGCTGGAGGCCGACAATCCGCAGACCCGTTCGAACGACGCACGTGTGCATCCGTCCGGAACGTTCTGGATCGGCACCATGGGCCGCAAGGCTGAGACCGGCGCCGGCGCGATTTATGCGCTGCACAATGGTGATCTTCGGCGATTGTTCTCCAATATCAGCATTCCCAATGCGATCTGCTTTTCTCCCGACGGCGCCACCGGTTATTTCACCGATACGCGCGAGAACGTGCTGTGCCGCGTCGCGCTCGATCCGGCGACGGGCCTTCCGACCGGCGTGCCGTCGCCGCTTTATACGCATCGCGGCGTGGGCGGCCTTGATGGCGCCGTGGTCGATGCGGACGGCGTGATCTGGAATGCGCGCTGGGGCGGCGGATGCATCGATGCCTATTCGCCGGAAGGCGCGCGTGTGCGCACGGTGCGCGTGCCGGCCAGGCAGGCCAGTTGTCCAGTTTTCGTCGGTTCGGATTTAGACCGGCTGCTGGTGACGTCGGCCTATGAGGGCATGGACGCAGCCGCACGCGCGGCCGATCCGGAGCACGGCCGGACGTTCCTGCTCAACATGTGGGCGCGAGGCGTGCCGGAGTCCCGCGTCAGGCTCGGCCCGACATGA